A segment of the Methanobacterium sp. Maddingley MBC34 genome:
CCCAAAGGCACGAGCTGAGTGATGATGAACTGGATGAACTGGTGAAAGAAATTAAAAGAGCCTACATACGGTCTGAAGTAGAGTCTGGTGAGGCAGTAGGTACAGTAGCTGCCCAATCAGTGGGAGAACCAGGTACCCAGATGACCATGCGTACCTTTCACTATGCAGGGGTGGCTGAACTTAACGTTACCCTGGGGTTACCCCGACTCATCGAGATCGTGGACGCCCGTAAAAAGATATCCACACCAACCATGGCTATATACTTCGATGATGACCATGCCAGTGATGAGGAGTTCATAAGAACCATTGCCAACAGGATAGGTAAGATAACATTCAATGACATCCTCAAAGACTTCAATGTTAACTATGCCAGTATGAACATGAGCGTGGAGATAGATGAAGAGCTGGTGAAGGAGAAACGACTGGACTATACTGAGGTCATGGCCAAGATAGAAAAAGCTTTTAAAAGTGTAGAAATAAATAACAACCTGCTGAGTTTTGAACCTAAGATTACCGAATCTAAACATGCCATTAGGGAACTCCGACTTTTAGCTGACAAGGTTCGCGATCTCCAGATAAGTGGAATTAAGAACATAGGAAAGGTCGTGATCCGGAAAGAAGGGCAGGAATGGGTTATTCACACCGAAGGTTCAAACCTGGGAGCTGTCCTGAAAATGGAGGGTGTTGATCCCGTGCGAACTACCACCAATGATATTCATGAAGTGGAAAAGGTTCTGGGAGTAGAAGCCGCCCGTAACTCAATAATCCACGAGGCCCAGACCACCATGGAAGAGCAGGGGCTCACTGTTGACGTGCGTCATATCATGCTGGTGGCAGATATGATGACCGCTGACGGCATAGTCAAATCCATTGGCCGGCATGGTATCAGTGGTGAAAAGGCCAGTGTACTGGCCAGGGCATCCTTCGAGGAGACAGGTAAACACCTTCTCCGGGCCAGCATCAGGGGTGAGGTGGACCATCTCACCGGAATAATAGAAAACATTATAATTGGGCAGCCAATACCACTGGGAACAGGGTCTGTTGGCGTCATCATGAAAGAGAAATAAGGAGGCAGTAGATGGACGTAGAAAGAGGAATTCGAGTTGCAGTTGATACAGGTAATGTCACACTGGGATCCGGTAAAACAATCCAGGCCCTGAAGCTTGGAAAAGGAAAACTGGTCATCATCGCAGAAAATTGCCCAAAAGAGGTAACTGAAGATGTGATGCAGTACTCCAACTTATCCAAAATCCCGGTTTACACCTTCCAGGGTACCAGCGTGGATTTAGGATCCGTGTGTGGGAAACCATTCACCGTGGCCACCATGATGGTCAACGATCCTGGAGATTCCACCATACTGGAAATAGTGGGGTAAGACTGTGACCATCAAATTCAGCACCCATGAGATTAGGTACATTGCCCTCTTCGAGAGCATGACCGGAGCAACGGTAAAAGATTGTCTGGTGGATGATGAAAACGGTAAAATCACTTTCCTTGTTAAAAAGGGAGACATGGGTCTGGCCATAGGAAAACGAGGAAGCACTGTATCCAAGGTGCAGAAAACAGTGGACAAGGGCGTGGAGGTAATCGAACACTCCGATGACCCTGCAGAATTCATAGCCAACCTGGTGGCCCCTGCAAAAATAAGGAGTATACGTATACTCCAGAAAGAGAACGGGGAGAAAATAGCCACATTA
Coding sequences within it:
- a CDS encoding ribosomal protein L30E (PFAM: Ribosomal protein L7Ae/L30e/S12e/Gadd45 family), encoding MDVERGIRVAVDTGNVTLGSGKTIQALKLGKGKLVIIAENCPKEVTEDVMQYSNLSKIPVYTFQGTSVDLGSVCGKPFTVATMMVNDPGDSTILEIVG
- a CDS encoding NusA family KH domain protein (PFAM: KH domain~TIGRFAM: NusA family KH domain protein, archaeal), with translation MTGATVKDCLVDDENGKITFLVKKGDMGLAIGKRGSTVSKVQKTVDKGVEVIEHSDDPAEFIANLVAPAKIRSIRILQKENGEKIATLEADSRNKRTAIGKGGQNIERARVLAKRQHNINNIVIK
- a CDS encoding DNA-directed RNA polymerase, subunit A'''' (PFAM: RNA polymerase Rpb1, domain 5~TIGRFAM: DNA-directed RNA polymerase, subunit A''), which translates into the protein MDIEKVEKLVKRKRAKFPEKLIQEIAEAAQRHELSDDELDELVKEIKRAYIRSEVESGEAVGTVAAQSVGEPGTQMTMRTFHYAGVAELNVTLGLPRLIEIVDARKKISTPTMAIYFDDDHASDEEFIRTIANRIGKITFNDILKDFNVNYASMNMSVEIDEELVKEKRLDYTEVMAKIEKAFKSVEINNNLLSFEPKITESKHAIRELRLLADKVRDLQISGIKNIGKVVIRKEGQEWVIHTEGSNLGAVLKMEGVDPVRTTTNDIHEVEKVLGVEAARNSIIHEAQTTMEEQGLTVDVRHIMLVADMMTADGIVKSIGRHGISGEKASVLARASFEETGKHLLRASIRGEVDHLTGIIENIIIGQPIPLGTGSVGVIMKEK